A region from the Pseudomonas cucumis genome encodes:
- a CDS encoding D-alanine--D-alanine ligase has protein sequence MTAAYANLVSTIAPKDFGRVAVLFGGKSAEREVSLKSGNAVLDALQSAGVDAFGLDVGDDLLQRLLNEKIDRAFIILHGRGGEDGSMQGLLECLGIPYTGSGILASALAMDKLRTKQVWHSLGIPTPRHAVLSSEADCISAATELGFPLIVKPAHEGSSIGMAKVTRASELIDAWKAASTYDSQVLVEQWIQGPEFTIATLRDQVLPPIALGTTHSFYDYDAKYVASDTQYRIPCGLDSNKEKELMDLTAKACEALGIAGWGRADVMQDADGQFWFLEVNTAPGMTDHSLVPMAARAAGLDFQQLVLAILAASVAGNAASNEEPRG, from the coding sequence ATGACTGCTGCTTACGCCAACCTCGTCTCCACTATCGCGCCGAAAGATTTCGGCCGTGTCGCCGTGCTGTTCGGTGGCAAGAGTGCTGAGCGTGAGGTCTCCCTGAAGTCGGGTAACGCGGTGCTCGACGCACTGCAAAGCGCCGGTGTGGACGCTTTCGGTCTTGATGTGGGCGATGACCTGCTGCAGCGTCTGCTGAACGAAAAAATCGATCGCGCCTTCATCATCCTCCACGGTCGTGGCGGTGAAGACGGCAGCATGCAGGGCTTGCTCGAATGCCTGGGCATTCCGTACACCGGCAGCGGCATTCTGGCCTCGGCACTGGCCATGGACAAACTGCGCACCAAGCAGGTCTGGCATAGCCTCGGTATTCCGACGCCACGCCATGCGGTACTGAGCTCTGAGGCCGATTGTATTTCGGCGGCCACGGAACTGGGCTTCCCTTTGATCGTCAAACCGGCCCATGAAGGCTCCAGTATCGGGATGGCCAAAGTGACTCGCGCGTCTGAATTGATCGACGCGTGGAAAGCGGCCAGTACCTACGATTCGCAAGTGTTGGTCGAGCAATGGATTCAAGGTCCGGAGTTCACCATCGCCACCCTGCGTGACCAGGTGTTGCCTCCAATCGCCTTGGGCACAACCCACAGTTTCTACGACTACGACGCCAAGTACGTGGCTTCCGATACCCAGTACCGGATCCCGTGTGGCCTGGACAGCAACAAAGAAAAAGAACTCATGGACCTCACGGCCAAAGCCTGTGAGGCGCTGGGTATCGCCGGTTGGGGCAGGGCAGACGTGATGCAGGACGCCGACGGGCAGTTCTGGTTCCTGGAAGTCAACACCGCACCGGGCATGACCGATCACAGTCTGGTTCCGATGGCGGCCCGTGCCGCTGGCCTGGATTTCCAGCAACTGGTTCTGGCGATTCTGGCCGCAAGCGTTGCCGGTAATGCTGCCAGCAACGAAGAGCCGCGAGGTTAA
- the ftsA gene encoding cell division protein FtsA yields MANVQSGKMIVGLDIGTSKVVALVGEVSDDGTLEIVGIGTHPSRGLKKGVVVNIESTVQSIQRAIEEAQLMAGCRIHSAFVGVAGNHIRSLNSHGIVAIRDREVSSADLERVLDAAQAVAIPADQRVLHTLPQDYVIDNQEGVREPLGMSGVRLEAKVHVVTCAVNAAQNIEKCVRRCGLEIDDIILEQLASAYSVLTDDEKELGVCLVDIGGGTTDIAIFTEGAIRHTAVIPIAGDQVTNDIAMALRTPTQYAEEIKIRYACALAKLAGAGETIKVPSVGDRPPRELSRQALAEVVEPRYDELFTLIQAELRRSGYEDLIPAGIVLTGGTSKMEGAVELAEEIFHMPVRLGVPHGVKGLDDVVRNPIYSTGVGLLMYGLQKQSDGISFSGIGSRDSYSNDEPKVALLDRFKSWVQGNF; encoded by the coding sequence ATGGCAAACGTGCAAAGCGGCAAAATGATCGTCGGTCTCGATATCGGCACCTCCAAGGTGGTGGCGCTGGTCGGCGAGGTCTCGGACGACGGCACGCTCGAAATCGTCGGGATCGGTACTCATCCGTCCCGCGGCCTGAAAAAAGGCGTAGTGGTGAACATCGAGTCCACCGTCCAGTCGATCCAGCGCGCTATCGAAGAAGCGCAGCTGATGGCCGGTTGCCGGATCCACTCGGCGTTTGTCGGCGTGGCCGGCAATCACATCCGCAGCCTGAACTCCCACGGCATCGTGGCGATTCGTGATCGCGAAGTCAGCTCCGCCGACCTTGAGCGCGTCCTCGACGCAGCCCAGGCCGTGGCGATCCCGGCTGACCAGCGCGTGCTGCACACCCTGCCGCAGGATTACGTGATCGATAACCAGGAAGGCGTTCGCGAGCCGCTGGGTATGTCCGGCGTGCGTCTGGAAGCCAAGGTTCACGTGGTCACCTGCGCCGTCAACGCCGCACAGAACATTGAAAAATGCGTGCGCCGCTGCGGTCTGGAAATCGACGACATCATTCTCGAGCAACTGGCTTCCGCGTATTCGGTCCTGACCGACGACGAGAAAGAGCTGGGCGTGTGCCTGGTGGACATCGGCGGCGGCACCACCGACATCGCGATCTTTACCGAAGGCGCGATCCGTCACACCGCGGTGATCCCGATTGCGGGCGATCAGGTGACCAACGACATCGCCATGGCGCTACGCACCCCGACCCAGTACGCCGAAGAAATCAAGATTCGCTACGCCTGCGCCCTGGCCAAACTGGCTGGTGCCGGTGAAACCATCAAGGTGCCGAGCGTCGGCGATCGTCCACCGCGCGAGCTGTCCCGTCAGGCCCTGGCCGAAGTGGTCGAGCCGCGTTACGACGAGCTGTTCACCCTGATCCAGGCCGAACTGCGTCGCAGTGGCTACGAAGACCTGATTCCGGCCGGCATCGTGCTGACCGGCGGTACGTCGAAGATGGAAGGCGCGGTGGAACTGGCCGAAGAGATCTTCCACATGCCGGTTCGCCTGGGCGTGCCGCATGGCGTCAAGGGCCTGGACGACGTGGTCCGCAACCCGATTTATTCCACCGGCGTTGGCCTGTTGATGTACGGCCTGCAGAAGCAGTCCGACGGGATTTCGTTCTCGGGCATCGGCAGCCGCGACAGCTACAGCAATGACGAACCGAAAGTCGCCCTGCTCGATCGCTTCAAGAGCTGGGTACAAGGCAATTTCTAA
- a CDS encoding cell division protein FtsQ/DivIB: protein MQGAQLRHQPSAPGRKPVPRGASRMVAKEPMSARLPKANFGFLKSLFWPVLLVALGFGTYEGAQRLLPYADRPITKIAVQGDLSYISQQAVQQRIAPYVASSFFTIDLAGMRTELEQMPWIAHAEVRRVWPDQVVIRLEEQLPVARWGDESLLNNQGQAFTPRELANYEHLPQLFGPQRAQQQVMQQYQVLSQMLRPLGFSIARLELRERGSWFLTTGAGSAGPGIELLLGRGKLVERMRRFIAIYDKTLKEQITNIARIDLRYANGLAVGWREPVAPTTAQPAVAKN, encoded by the coding sequence ATGCAAGGCGCACAGCTGAGACATCAGCCCTCCGCACCCGGCCGCAAGCCGGTGCCGCGGGGTGCCAGCCGAATGGTGGCCAAAGAGCCGATGTCCGCGCGCCTGCCGAAAGCCAACTTTGGTTTTCTGAAAAGCCTGTTCTGGCCCGTGCTGTTGGTTGCACTGGGGTTCGGCACTTATGAAGGCGCACAGCGTTTGCTGCCGTACGCCGACCGGCCGATCACCAAGATCGCGGTGCAGGGCGACTTGAGTTACATCAGCCAGCAAGCGGTGCAGCAGCGGATCGCCCCCTACGTGGCGTCGAGCTTCTTCACCATCGACCTGGCGGGCATGCGCACCGAGCTTGAACAGATGCCATGGATTGCCCACGCCGAAGTGCGCAGGGTATGGCCGGATCAAGTAGTGATTCGCCTGGAAGAACAACTGCCGGTGGCCCGTTGGGGCGATGAGTCGCTGTTGAACAATCAGGGGCAGGCGTTCACCCCGCGTGAGCTGGCGAACTACGAACATTTGCCACAGCTGTTCGGCCCGCAGCGGGCTCAGCAGCAAGTGATGCAGCAATACCAGGTGCTGAGCCAGATGCTCAGGCCATTGGGTTTCTCGATTGCACGCCTGGAGTTGCGTGAACGAGGCAGTTGGTTCCTGACCACCGGCGCCGGCAGCGCGGGCCCGGGAATCGAACTGCTGCTGGGACGCGGCAAGCTGGTGGAAAGGATGCGCCGCTTCATTGCCATCTATGACAAGACGCTCAAAGAGCAGATTACGAACATTGCGCGCATCGATCTGCGCTACGCCAACGGCCTCGCCGTTGGCTGGCGGGAACCTGTAGCGCCCACGACAGCCCAACCCGCTGTCGCGAAGAATTAA
- the ftsZ gene encoding cell division protein FtsZ → MFELVDNIPASPVIKVIGVGGGGGNAVNHMVKSNIEGVEFICANTDAQALKSIGARTILQLGTGVTKGLGAGANPEVGRQAALEDRERIAEVLQGTNMVFITTGMGGGTGTGAAPIIAEVAKEMGILTVAVVTRPFPFEGRKRMQIADEGIRLLSESVDSLITIPNEKLLTILGKDASLLSAFAKADDVLAGAVRGISDIIKRPGMINVDFADVRTVMSEMGMAMMGTGCASGPNRAREATEAAIRNPLLEDVNLQGARGILVNITAGPDLSLGEYSDVGSIIEAFASEHAMVKVGTVIDPDMRDELHVTVVATGLGAKIEKPVKVIDNTVHTSMASQPQQQAPVRQEQPAVNYRDLDRPTVMRNQAQAGAATAAKMNPQDDLDYLDIPAFLRRQAD, encoded by the coding sequence ATGTTCGAACTCGTAGACAACATCCCCGCAAGCCCGGTAATTAAAGTTATCGGTGTTGGCGGTGGCGGCGGCAACGCTGTCAATCACATGGTCAAGAGCAACATTGAAGGCGTTGAATTCATCTGCGCCAACACTGATGCCCAAGCGCTGAAAAGCATCGGCGCGCGGACCATCCTGCAACTGGGTACCGGCGTGACCAAAGGTCTGGGCGCTGGTGCCAACCCTGAAGTAGGTCGTCAGGCCGCTCTCGAAGACCGTGAGCGCATTGCCGAAGTCCTGCAGGGCACCAATATGGTGTTCATCACCACCGGCATGGGCGGTGGTACCGGTACCGGTGCTGCGCCGATCATCGCCGAAGTGGCCAAGGAAATGGGGATCCTCACCGTTGCGGTGGTGACCCGTCCGTTCCCGTTCGAAGGTCGCAAGCGTATGCAGATCGCCGACGAAGGTATTCGTCTGCTGTCTGAAAGCGTCGACTCGTTGATCACCATTCCCAACGAGAAGCTGCTGACCATCCTCGGTAAAGACGCAAGCCTGCTGTCGGCTTTCGCCAAGGCCGACGATGTACTGGCCGGTGCCGTTCGCGGTATTTCCGACATCATCAAGCGTCCGGGCATGATCAACGTCGACTTTGCCGACGTGCGTACCGTGATGAGCGAAATGGGCATGGCGATGATGGGCACTGGCTGCGCCAGCGGTCCGAACCGTGCACGTGAGGCCACCGAAGCGGCCATTCGCAACCCGTTGCTCGAAGACGTGAACCTGCAAGGCGCACGCGGCATCCTGGTGAACATCACCGCCGGTCCTGACCTGTCCCTGGGTGAGTACTCCGACGTGGGTAGCATCATCGAAGCCTTCGCTTCCGAGCACGCGATGGTCAAGGTCGGTACCGTTATCGATCCGGACATGCGCGACGAGCTGCACGTGACTGTTGTTGCCACTGGTTTAGGCGCTAAAATCGAGAAGCCTGTGAAGGTCATCGACAATACCGTCCACACCTCGATGGCTTCCCAGCCACAACAACAAGCCCCTGTTCGTCAAGAACAGCCTGCGGTGAACTACCGTGACCTGGACCGTCCGACTGTCATGCGCAACCAGGCTCAGGCCGGTGCTGCGACTGCCGCGAAGATGAACCCGCAAGATGACCTGGACTACCTGGACATCCCGGCTTTCCTGCGTCGTCAGGCCGATTGA